GTGGTAAAGATAGCAGGAAGCGGTATatgtagagtttttttttaatgtaaaaggtGTAAAACAGGGTAGTACCCTATGGGCGTCAGTTGTACACCTTGGGAATAAAGTATTATCATTACTATTATTTGCCGATGATATTGCCTTGGTCACCAGACCCTGTTCGGAGCTTCAAACTCTGCTGGATCTGACAGCTGAATATTTAGAGgaaaagaaactggaaattaACGCAAAAAAGACAGAGGTGATGATTTTTTGCCGTAGACAATCAACAGGGAATAAAGATGAAGAGagttttaatttgaatggtGAAACTGTGAAGGTTGTGTCAGAGGCAATATGTTTAGGATTCCATCGAACGGAAGATGGAGCAATCATATTTCAAAGATGGAAAATCGAGGAAAAGCAGCAATGGTAACACTGTTCACGAACAGTAATTTGTCAGAAATAGGTGACTCAAAGACGCACAAAAATGTgttcaactcaaaaataaggCCGATCCTCTACTACGGAGGAAAAGTATGGGGCCTAGATGTGGCAAATTCATTAGAAATTCTACAGATACAATATTATAAACGAATGCTAGGTCTGCACGCCACAACCCACACACTTTTCATCAGGGGAGATTTGGGACTTTTCTCCATGAGAAAACATAGACAGAACCAATGAATTCagttttggctgaaaatactGCAATGTCCCTCCTCAAGACTCACCAGAACAGCGTATGATGAATTACTTATCCTGGGATAAAAATATTCATGGCCCTTCCATGTCAAAAAACTCCTGGACAGCACAGGTTTATCGTATGCGTGGAATGGAGGAGATGGCACGCTCAGATCACAAAGTTTTTCTGTCAGCAATCCAAACAAGGTTGGAAGatcaagaaattcagaaatggtgGAACGACCCTAGCCAGTCGGAAAGCTTAAGTTCTTACTATAAGGTGATATAAAATTATGGCgaagagttttattttaaattgtatatgtatttgttgttgtatatgtatgtatacggcctgaaaaatggctttaaatacagtcattcattcattcattaacTAAATCTATACAACACATGAGGCACCACAAACTAAATTACTCCATAACAAGGTACAAGCTACGATTAGCATCCAAGCCCGCCGCAAACCGATCACGCCGATCTTTTACCCGCTGAACTGGTTTTGTGAGACTATATTTTTTCACCACATGATTATTTTTAATCCAAAGTGgtaatttcagtaaaaacttggcatacttaaaataaattgatCTGATATAGTTCACATCAGTCGCTATAAGAATGGGCCAAAAAGGGGAAAGTGCAAGAAGGTGGGGGcttacaaaaattgaatagAGGCAGGCTAGGATCTGTCGATTATATTTCGATTTGCATGGTAAAAGCACTCCATATGCCTTACGAGTTTGATTTATAAAATGACTGATCCCGAGTAGACTTCATGGTTCTACCAATAGGCAGTCCAAGATACGCAAGGGACATCGAGGACTACACCTCATGATTGTAAAGGTTAAATGTATCAGCACTATGAGGTCTATAGGCACGGCGGAATGTCAAGACTtcactttttttgcattaaaaaacaGACCAGTAGTAGCATACTCATCATTCTACTACTTGCAGCATACAATCATTCTACTACTTGCAGAAAACAACAAATGAGAATGGATACCCATGTCAAACTCACTTAAAACTCGAAATAATTTTCAATCATATAAACTGCTCTACTGAGATTTAGAGCGTCGTCAGCATAATTGAGCAGTGGCAAGTTCTAtccacaaaaaattgaagctaGTCATAACACGTGTCTGTGAATCTGTGATACTGTTGTTATACAAAGGTGGTGATGTAATTGCACCTTGGCGGATGCCTTTCTTAACCGGGATTGGAACAACCGAAATATCATTAGATGCCAACCTAATTCTTACATTCAATTTCTTATGCATGTTTCTAAAAACCGCAATAATCGATTTGTTTAAACTTCTACTACTTGCAGAAAACAACAAATGAGAATGTATACCCATGTCAAAGGCACGTCGTATATCGTGCCCTGCAAGATGCACAGTCTCTCCTTTCTCAAAACAATCTATTAATACATTAGCTAGAATAGTATGAACATGTTCCCTACTAATGCCACGCTTAAACCCAAACTGTGTGTCAGGCGAAAAACATACTGCATTTATCTCATCAATTACCAATAACTCCATTAATTTACACAATACAGGTGACACAGTAATAGGGTGGTAAGACTTGCACTGCGCAagatctttaatattttttggaacTGGCGTTAAAACTCCGTCGCTAAACATATCTGGGACAAGTCCAGTATTAAAGATAATCTGatacaaaatttggagataaatgattaaaatcTCAGTACCATAAACAAAATGCATTCCGCAAAGCTTATCTATTCCGCGAGAATGCGTTTTCTTCAGCCGGCGAATAGCCAGACGAAGCATCGAAATATCTACAACATACCCAAAACGCTGAGAGGATGATGAATCATCAAGTAACTTTTCATACTTAGCTTTTAAATTTGGGTCTGGTTGAGTGAACTCGGCACTAAAATGCTTAACCCAAGACTCCTCATCTGACCCAGGTATATTCTGACCATCACTCGCACACCGCTTACGCTTAATGAACTTGTAGGCTTCATTTGGAGAGCCTTTAAACGACTGGCTCCAGTCATCTACAATATTTAGCCTGTGTTTTCGTAGACGCTTAGCGAACTGCCTCTTAGTTAGGAGGCGTACTTCATTCACTTTTCCACACTTGGGACGGCCGCATTCAACCCAGATTTtataccaaaattttgaatgttGGCATGAGTCTTGAAGGAAACTATTATCCGACCAATTTGGTATTTCGGAACCAATTTTAACTCGTCTGGTAGGTACTGCAGCATCTTCTGCGCAGTGAAGTGCGTGAATTATTTCACAACAATATATGTTCAGGAGAATCTGCTTTTCGGGAGTCTGGATACATGACTTTTCCTATAATAGCTGAAAGGGCACCTTTATCTTATTCAGGATATCATCAAGCACAATGTGGTATATCATTTGGTTGACTTTTCTCCAATCTGATTTCGTGTACCATTTTCTTTGTGGTCGAAGAGCAAGAACTATCTCGACGGAGTTAATTAACGGAAAATGATCAGAAGCACTAACACTGATATCCACATGGGAAGGCCCGGTAAACTTGACTTCAGGGCAGGAAAGCATGAAATCAAGGGAAGAAGCGGCTCCGGAGTTATGTACACAAGTGAAGGGCAGTTCATTGAAATCGCTTGAGTATCGCGACATGCTGCAAGAAAGACCTGAGTATGGGAACACGTTTTGTCCGAAAGATCACAGTTAATGTCGCCTGCGATAACccactttaattttttgtcactaCAAGTTCCGAGAAGGCAGGAGAGTTCTGGAGATTTCAATAAGACGAATAAACAATATTTGATTTCTAGCCTCGGTCTGAAAACAAGTTGTCAAAACCGCTAATCACGTTGCTGGTGGTACactaaacttgattttaataaatGCTGAAAACTTGTACCACAACCCCCCTTACCTGGAATTATTGGTGAAATCAGACCATTATACTGTCTTGTGAAAGACGAAAACTCCAACAGCAGCTCCTAAACACGACCTTGTTGTAGTCACACATATCACTGAAACGAACATCCGGTCCAGGAGcttaatttgctatggggcagggagAGGCAACTGCCAGTCACAGACATCAGTTTGCACAGTCAAAACCACCATCAAAATCTTTCGAAACACTAAAAACTGGCAGTTTACTCTCTGCCTCTGTTACTGATGGAGCAGCATACTCGCTGAAAGCTTTAACAGAATTGCTGGCATTATCCGTGACTAAGTTGACTGTTTTTGTCTGGCATAAGCTAGGATCTTCATTAATTCAGTTTAGATGGGAAGCACAAGCAGAAAAATCCTAATAAATCGGTACTAATAATTCGTCTGCACGCAATTACAGCCGACTTCTTTACATAATCAAAGTCAAGCCAATGGGCCGTAACACCTATGTAGCTTTTGTAATTTGTGCTCCAAATGTTAGCAGTGGTGCAAAGATTGTCAGTTTCACGATACAGTTCAGCCAAGGATCTTTTCATTGTAATATACTTCGATTCAACACACGAATATATCGCTTTTCGTATCATTACGGTTACATATGGGGCCAATCCTTGAACCAGTTCTCTGAAGGCAGATTACTCAACTGTGCTTAAAGGGCAATTAGACTCAACTACATAGTTGACTATCAAATCATCAACTTACCTTTTCTTAGTTTCACCAGtctcttttcaaaaaattatccaCTCGCGGTTTTTGCTCTCTCATAATTTGGCAGCTTTTCAGAGCTACTTTCGCTTGGGGGAGAGCGCGAATCTTGCAGTGTCCCCTCTTCCAAACTTTCTTTATTTCCTTCATCATTCATTAGGATTCTTTTCCTTGCGGAAAACCGTTTTACTGCTTCCTCTTTGTATTTGAGAAATGCCTGATGCGAGCGAAGGTGGACACGCTACAAAAAAAGGCCTACCTAATTCCAACTATAAGGATGATAACTTCAATTTCCGATTTCCAAAAGTTGTATGATGTATCTCGTATTTGGGCTAGATTTTCACAAGTTCAGCAGGCCAGTGATTTCTTCAGGTGAGGTGACAAATAAGTACATGCATTTAAGTACTGACCCAACACTGCCTGAGCGACTCATCTTAATGTCctttgtattttgggaaagtagaagtcaaaTATGTATATGTTTTCTCACTAACATATACTATACGTAAAAAATgagcaaattgcataacttgcagcccttgcctTGAGGTCTCGagggaa
Above is a genomic segment from Artemia franciscana chromosome 15, ASM3288406v1, whole genome shotgun sequence containing:
- the LOC136036545 gene encoding uncharacterized protein LOC136036545, with protein sequence MSRYSSDFNELPFTCVHNSGAASSLDFMLSCPEVKFTGPSHVDISVSASDHFPLINSVEIVLALRPQRKWYTKSDWRKVNQMIYHIVLDDILNKIKTPEKQILLNIYCCEIIHALHCAEDAAVPTRRVKIGSEIPNWSDNSFLQDSCQHSKFWYKIWVECGRPKCGKVNEVRLLTKRQFAKRLRKHRLNIVDDWSQSFKGSPNEAYKFIKRKRCASDGQNIPGSDEESWVKHFSAEFTQPDPNLKAKYEKLLDDSSSSQRFGYVVDISMLRLAIRRLKKTHSRGIDKLCGMHFVYGTEILIIYLQILYQIIFNTGLVPDMFSDGVLTPVPKNIKDLAQCKSYHPITVSPVLCKLMELLVIDEINAVCFSPDTQFGFKRGISREHVHTILANVLIDCFEKGETVHLAGHDIRRAFDMGIHSHLLFSASSRSLNKSIIAVFRNMHKKLNVRIRLASNDISVVPIPVKKGIRQGAITSPPLYNNSITDSQTRVMTSFNFLWIELATAQLC